The Candidatus Sericytochromatia bacterium genome contains a region encoding:
- a CDS encoding flagellin, with product MRINTNVNAVQAWRNLQKNDDALSKSLERLSTGLRINRGKDDASGLAISERLRSQISGLTAAEQNIQTGFNMVGIADGVLEQMTAVTQRMRDLTVAAANTASGSSSLSALDTEFQALKSQITQMASSTAYQGTTLFTGSATTVTLQVGPEPGSASQMTLSFGPLNGTTGTFDIAASAYSLTASTNFSSLLTSIDGALNFLLNERTKVGAQANALDFKINQIQVTRENLLSADSRIRDTDIAYETALLTRNQILVQSATAMLAQANAKSQNLLRLLQ from the coding sequence GTGCGCATCAATACCAATGTCAACGCCGTACAGGCGTGGCGCAACCTGCAAAAAAATGACGACGCGCTGAGCAAGTCACTCGAGCGCCTGTCGACCGGGTTGCGTATCAACCGCGGCAAGGATGACGCGTCCGGGCTGGCCATTTCGGAGCGGCTGCGCTCGCAGATCAGTGGCCTGACCGCGGCCGAGCAAAACATCCAAACCGGCTTCAATATGGTGGGCATCGCCGATGGCGTGCTCGAGCAGATGACGGCCGTGACGCAACGCATGCGCGACCTGACCGTTGCCGCCGCCAACACGGCCAGCGGGTCCTCCTCGCTCAGCGCCTTGGACACGGAATTTCAAGCGCTGAAAAGCCAGATCACCCAGATGGCCAGCTCGACGGCCTACCAGGGCACCACCCTCTTCACCGGCAGTGCCACGACGGTCACCTTGCAGGTGGGGCCGGAGCCTGGCTCAGCCAGCCAGATGACGCTTTCCTTCGGGCCGCTGAATGGCACGACGGGCACCTTCGACATCGCTGCCTCCGCCTATTCGCTCACGGCGTCCACGAATTTCAGCAGTCTGCTGACCAGCATCGACGGGGCCCTCAACTTCCTGCTCAACGAGCGGACCAAGGTCGGGGCACAGGCCAACGCCCTGGACTTCAAGATCAACCAGATCCAGGTGACGCGTGAAAACCTGCTGTCGGCGGACAGCCGCATCCGCGACACGGATATCGCCTATGAAACTGCCTTGCTGACGCGCAACCAGATCTTGGTGCAGTCGGCCACCGCCATGCTGGCCCAGGCCAATGCCAAGTCGCAAAACCTGCTCAGGTTGCTGCAGTAG